A single Watersipora subatra chromosome 7, tzWatSuba1.1, whole genome shotgun sequence DNA region contains:
- the LOC137400625 gene encoding uncharacterized protein produces MFQLTVLLYTLLAVLQFCEGIKYQGCYSDEDGFEDLQDVNPLGHVNDVQECVNLCTFKAYKFAGLRDKACYCGDKFENFCKIDDTFCNKACPGNGQQKCGSSEMYSIYSTNYLGCWKDSPTRDMRNFNSMPFYKATLQECVRLCHEKGFKYAGAQYYLHCYCDNRFGTYSELDKSSCSTRCRGNFQQNCGGVFANSVFDTQI; encoded by the exons ATGTTTCAGCTAACTGTTCTACTATACACTCTTCTAGCTGTTCTCCAGTTCTGCGaag GTATCAAATATCAAGGTTGCTACTCTGATGAGGATGGTTTTGAAGATCTGCAAGATGTAAACCCGTTAGGACATGTCAATGATGTGCAAGAATGCGTCAATTTGTGTACTTTCAAAG CGTACAAGTTTGCTGGTTTGAGAGATAAAGCGTGTTATTGTGGAGATAAATTTGAAAACTTCTGTAAAATTGATGATACCTTCTGCAATAAAGCCTGTCCTGGAAATGGACAACAAAAATGTGGCTCATCAGAAATGTACTCTATCTACAGCACCAACTATTTGG GCTGCTGGAAAGATAGCCCAACCCGTGACATGAGAAACTTTAATTCTATGCCTTTTTACAAAGCTACCCTTCAGGAGTGTGTGAGACTTTGTCATGAGAAAG GATTCAAGTATGCTGGGGCTCAGTACTATCTGCATTGCTACTGTGACAATCGGTTTGGTACGTACTCCGAGTTGGACAAATCTTCCTGCAGTACGCGGTGTCGTGGAAACTTTCAACAGAATTGTGGAGGAGTCTTTGCAAATTCTGTGTTTGATACCCAAATATAA